TCATAGACAGAACGGCAGACCTTCATCGTCGGGGAAAACCAACAGAAGTGCTCACCGTGGACAATCATGCTGACGGCCCGTACGTTTATCTTCGCTTGCTCAGAGAAAATCCTGCAAGGGCCGCAGAAGTTCTGGAACTCTTGCGGATGAACGAAGGTAATAACTCGGGCCGCGGAATTGGCTGCATCTCCTGGGACGGCTCCGTTCATGCCGATCAGTTCTGGAGACACTATTCTTTCGGAAACGTTCGGGAACGACCCTTCAGCGTTATCTGGACGGACCTGTCAAACCCCCTGATGCGAATGCTCAAGGACAAGAAAAAATACGTTAAAGGGCGATGTCGTTCCTGTCGCTGGCTGGATATTTGCGGTGGCAACTTCAGGGTAAGAGCTGAGGCGGCCACCGGGGATCTGTGGGCTCCCGATCCCGCATGTTACCTTACAGATGAAGAGATAGGCCTTACCGGAGGAGTTGAATGAGATTCCCCGTTTACAGACCCCGTCGTATGAGGCGAAACGAAGCGCTGAGGCGACTTTTAAGAGAGACGGTTCTTTCCGTGAACGATCTGATATGTCCCTTTTTTGTGATGCCGGGAGAAGGCGTAAGAAACGAAGTAAGATCTATGCCGGGAGTTTTTCAGCTCTCCGTTGATGAGTTGCTCAAGGACGTCAGAGAGGTTTTCGATCTGGGGATTCCGGCGATCATTCTCTTCGGCATTCCCGAACACAAAGACGAGCGGGGCAGTGAAGCCTATGCGAAAACGGGGATTATTCAGCAGGCCGTAAAAGCCGTGAAGGATGCCTTTCCCAACCTTTTGGTCATAACCGATGTTTGCATGTGTGAGTACACCAGTCACGGTCACTGTGGTATTGTGAAAAACGGCGATGTTGATAACGATGCCACTCTGGATGTCCTTGCCCGAATTGCACTGTCTCACGTCAGGGCGGGCGCGGATATGGTCGCACCGTCGGACATGATGGACGGCAGGGTTGGGTTCATCAGAGAAGCCCTGGACTCAAACGGGTATTCCCACATTCCCATAATGGCTTATTCCGCAAAGTATTGCTCTGCCTTCTACGGCCCCTTTAGAGAAGCCGCTCATTCGGCTCCCCAGTTCGGCGACCGCCGTTCCTATCAGATGGATCCGGCTAATTCTGACGAGGCTCTTCGGGAGGTAGCCCTGGATATTGAAGAAGGTGCGGACGTCGTGATGGTCAAGCCGGCTCTGCCCTATCTCGACATCATAAGGCGGGTGAAGGATGAATTCGGATATCCCGTTGCCGCTTACTGCGTAAGCGGTGAGTACGCCATGATCAAGGCTGCCGCCCTGAACGGGTGGCTTGACGAAAAAAGGGTCGTCCTGGAAACTCTTTCGTCAATTCGTCGTGCCGGTGCCGATATGATAATAACTTATTTTGCAAGGGATGTTGCCCGATGGTTGCGTGAAACTTAACCCTTCTGAGGCGTTGCGGGAGCAATCCGGTGAATAATCCTGTACTGAAGCACGAGCTTAAAATCGTTGCCTGGGAAGTTACGAGGACCTGCAATCTAGCCTGCATCCACTGCCGGGCGGCTTCTCTGGATAAGCCCTATGAAGGTGAGCTTTCCACCGAGGATGCCTTTCGGCTGATGGATCAGATAGCCGAAGTGGGAAAGCCCATAATTATACTCACGGGCGGTGAACCGCTCCTAAGACCCGACATCTTCGAAATAGCATCCTACGGTACGAAAAAAGGCTTCAGAATGACGATGGCCGTTAACGGCACCCTCGTCACACCCGAAGTTGCGCGAAAGATGAAGGATTCGGGGATTAAGCGAGTCAGCGTAAGCATTGACGGATCAACATCTGAATCTCACGACTCCTTCCGAAAGGTTCCGGGGGCTTTTGAAAGAGCCGTTGAAGGCATTAACGTTCTGAAGTCCTGCGGCGTGCCTTTTCAGATAAACACGACGATTACGGCAGAAAACCTGCACGAACTGGAAAAAATCCACCAATTGGCGATATCTCTGGGTGCAGAAGCACACCACATCTTTCTTCTGGTTCCCACTGGCAGGGGAAGGGATCTGGGCGACCGGGCAATAGGTGCCGCCGAGTATGAGTCGGCGCTTCACTGGTTTTACGAACAGCGAGGCAGGTCGGGCCTTCAGCTCAAGGCGACCTGCGCACCCCATTATTATCGAATCCTGCGTCAGAGAGCCCGTGAAAAGGGTGAAGCCGTGACCTTCCGGTCTTACGGGCTGGATGCTGTGACCCGCGGATGTCTTGGAGGGATAAGCTTCTGCTTCATTTCTCACCTCGGAACGGTTCAACCCTGTGGTTATCTGGAGATCGAATGTGGCAATGTGAAGACCTCCGAATTTCGCGATATCTGGGAGAAATCGGAGGTTTTTTCCAGACTCAGGGATCTGTCTCTGTATAAGGGGAAGTGCGGTAGGTGCGAGTTCATAAGGGTCTGTGGTGGGTGCCGGGCCCGAGCCTATGAGGCGACGGGAGACTACCTTGCAGAGGAACCCCTTTGTACCTATGAACCCGGATTCACGAGACAATCCGCCTGATACAATGCCGGAACCCTCCAGCCTTGCCATAATGAAGGAAAATCAAGATCATCTCGTACAGGTATCGAGCCTCTTCAAGCAGGTTTTCTTCAAGGATTTTTCCCCCGAGGTCTTTCTGTGGAAATACAGGATGAAGGAGTACGGCAGGATCTTTGCCGTATGTGCCTGGGACTTCGATAAAAACGAACTCGTCGGCCATGTTGCTTCCATTCCGCTGGCAGGCTGGAAGGAAGGCCGTGAAATTGTGTTCTTCCAGTTCGTTGATGCCATGGTTCACGAGAAAGCCCGCGGACGCAATCTTCTTACCAGAATGATCCACAGGCTTCTGGAGGAAATAGAGCACTCACAGGATGCTTTTATTCCCTACGTTTTCCCCGGTCCCGTGTCCTCGATTATAGGGCAGAAGCACGGGTGGCTGCATGTGGTTTCCGAAATTGAAGACCTTTGTCCGCAGAGGGCTACCGGATTGAGTTTCCTTCGTCGGCTTCCCGTCAGGTTTATAAAAGATGAGCCCGAAAAGAGAACCTGCAATCGTCTGTGGGATGAGGTCGGGAAACACTTTTCCTGTTTACTGAAAAGAGACTGGGAATTTGTCAACTGGAGATATCTGAATAACCCTGTTGAAAGGTATGATTTTTTTTACGTCGAAATCTTCGGAAGGCTGAGGGGATGGTTCGTTACGGGGATCTATCCGGACGGAAGGAGGCTGGTTGACTACCTCGTTCCGCCGGGATGGATCAAGCCGTTTTTTCTGAAGATTTGCGATGCCTTCGGAGATGTCAAATGCTGGATTCCTCACTGTCTCCGGCAGTATGTCAGGGGGATAAGTTTTGCCGGTACTGCTACACCTCTTACGCTTGCCGCAATTACGACGGCTTCGCCCTTTGACCTTGTGTCCCTGTTGAAAAAAAGCTTATTTTTCACAATGGCAGACATCGACATATACTGATATTCAGGAGGTTGTCTTGTATGCCCTCGATTCTGATTACGGGAGCTGCGGGCTTCATCGGTTTTCACCTTGCTTATAGATTTGCCTCCAGCTCTGACTGGAAAGTCATAGCTCTCGATAACATCAATGCCTACTATGATATAGGCATCAAACTGGACCGGCTCAGGGAACTGGGTATTCGTGAAATACTGGATGACCAGATGGTCTCTTCCGAACGCTTTGGGAACCTGCAGTTTATAAAAATGGACCTTCGCGATCGGCACAAAGTTCTGCGCTTTTTTCAGGATCATCAGGTGGACGTCCTCTGTCACCTTGCAGCTCAGGCGGGAGTCAGGCACTCCCTTGCCTGTCCGGAGGATTACGTGAGCAACAACATCTCCGGATTTCTCAACATCCTTGACGGCTGTCGGCTTAAGGGCATAAGAAAACTCTGTTTTGCAAGCAGTTCCAGCGTTTACGGAAAGAACGCCCTTTATCCGCTGTCCGAGAATCTCGTCACGGATTCACCGATAAGCCCCTACGCCGTCACGAAAAAGTGCGACGAACTGCTGGCTTTTTGCTACGGACATCAATACGGTATTCAAACCGCAGGTCTCAGGTTGTTTACGGTTTATGGCCCCTGGGGAAGGCCGGATATGGCCCTTTACAAGTTCGTGAGGAACATCTTTTCGGACAGACCCATAGAACTCTACAACTATGGAAAAATGAAACGGGACTTTACCTACATCGACGATTGCATTGATGCAATAACCCTGATCGTCGAAAAACTCTGCTCTATCGGGGATGACCGTTTTTTTGAAATATACAACGTTGCCAGCGGCCGAATGGTCGATCTGGAGTATTTTGTCTCGCTCATAGAAAAAGAAACCGGCAGAAAGGCTCAAATAATTTACAGGCCCATTCAGGCCGGCGATGTGGAGGCGACCTTCGGGGACATTTCCAAGATTCGGGACTTCGTCGGATATGAACCTAGAGTTTCGGTTGAAGAGGGCATTGCAAGGTTTGTCAGATGGTACAGGGAGTATCATGGGGTTTAAGGAAAAGATCAGGAATGTGGTTCCATCTTCTTTGCTGGAGAAAGCAATAGGGGTCGTCAGGGATGAAAAGAAGAGGCCTTCCGAATTCTCCTGGATGCCCCACCAGCGAAAAGGCCACATGGTGCGTTACTACAGAGATTACATTTCGTACCTGGAGCATCAGGCGTCGAAGTTTCCCCTTATAAACAAAGACGAACTGGCCGTTTACGACCGGGAGTACAGGGCACTCCTCAGAGACCGTCTTACCGCCGGAGGCTTTATAAAAGAGGGCATGAAAGTTCTTTGTCTTGGGGCAAGGCAGGGAACGGAGGTTAAGGCTTTTCTGGATCTAGGATGCTTCGCCGTGGGCGTTGACATCAATCCGGGAGATAATAACCACTTCGTTCTTTACGGTGACTTTCACTCGCTTCAGTTCCCCGACGGTGTCGTCGATGTCGTGTTTACAAACAGCCTTGATCACGTATTCGATATTCAGGAAGTGTTGAACGAAGTCCGCCGTGTGCTGGACAAAACCGGATTTTTTGTGGTCGAGGCAATAATGGGAAAAGGGGAGGGGATTGAGCCTGACGAGTTTGCAAGCTTCTGGTGGGAAACCACCGAAGATCTTGCAAAGCTGATCGAAGAAAAAGGAGGGTTTTCTCTTAAGAAACGTCATAAGTTTTCACGGCCCTGGGAAGGATACCACATGGTATTTGAAAAGCTGTAACACTTTAATCCACCGTCCATTTGTGCTCCAATCGGCAGATTCCCACGTGACTGCTTTCCTTTGCCACGATTATGTTGTCAACTATCCGTTCGTCGAAAACGACGAGTCCCCTGTCGTCAAAGATCCTCACGTGGACGTAGTAATTTCCTCCAAGAAGGGGAAGATCCGGAAATTGCACCTTTACCGTCCTGTCGCCAGTAAGAGGAGGAATGCCGTCGAGATGAGTCCCCGCCATGAAAATTCCCCAACCGGTAAAGGATTTAACCGAGACGGCTACGTGATACGGAATTTGCGGGTTGATGGCTTTTGTCTTAATGGTCACTTCTAGCGTATCTCCCGTACGAACCGGGGTACGTGCGTCGGCATTGGCGAAACATTCGTGGATACAAACGGGGCTTCCGTTTTCGGGATCTGTTCCCATTTTTTCCATTTGCAGTGTTCGGTTCCTTTCACGCTCGAACATGTACCACTCATACTGAGGTATGACTTCGTTAGGAGAGCCTTCCATGTAGATCCGACCGTCTTTTAACCACAGCACCCTCTGACACATCAGGCTTATGTGGTACATGGCATGAGAACAGAGCAGTAGGGTGCCGCCGGATCTCTGAAACCCGGCAATGCGGTCTATGCACTTTTTTTGAAAGTAGGCATCTCCTACGGAAAGCGCTTCGTCGATTATCATGATCTCGGGATCAAAGGACGAGACCACCGAGAATGCAAGGCGCATGACCATGCCGGTGGAATAGGTTTTAACGGGAAGATCAAAAGCCGACCCCAGCTCTGAAAATTCTCTTATCTCTTCTATCTTTCTGCGCAGTGAGGATTCGTCAAAGCCCAGAAGGCGGGCGTAATTTACGACATTTTCTCTGCCGGTAAAGTCGGGATAAAAACCGGTTCCCAGCTCCAGAATCGCCAGAACGCGTCCGTGGATCTTTACGTGACCTGAACTCGGCGGAAGTGTTCCGGCAAGTATCTGCAGGAGCGTGCTCTTCCCGGCTCCGTTTTCACCGATTATACCCAGAGACTCCCCCTTGCGCACGGTAAAGCTGACGTTCCTCAGGGCGGCTTTAACCTGATGACGGGTGCGCCGGGTTATCAATTCCCAGAGCTGATCGGACGGCTTTCTGTAGAGCCGGAATTGCTTGGATAGATCTCTAACTTCAATGACCGCGTCGTTTTCTGAATACTTCATCAATTACCGACTCGTAGCCCGAAACGGTTTTCTCGGCACTGTAATACGCCGCCCTTTCACGGGCCAGCGAAGAGAATTTACGCCGTAGAGCTTCGTCTGTCAAAAGCTCCTTGAGGGCGTATTCCAGCTCGGCCTCCGAATTGACGAGAATTCCGTATTTCCCGCCGTCAAGAATTTCTGCAGGACCGTAAGGGCAGTTCTGAGCAACTACGGCCAGCCCCGCCGCGCAGGCTTCTAGCAGTGAGTTGGGGCATCCGTCGAAGAGACAGGTGTGCACGAAGATATCGGAAGCACCGAGGAAAGGAGAAACATCTTCCCTGAACCCTGCAAAAAACACTCTGGAACCGGGCGCCTCTGCTTCTATAAAGTTCTCAACGATACTTCTATGTGGACCGTCTCCTACAATGATTAGTGATCCGGATACCGATCTGGAGATTCGGGCAAAAATGTTGAGTAACTGTTCTACGTTTCTTTCGCGGTCAAGCCTGCCCACCCAGCATACCCTGGGTCTTTCGGGCAGATCGTAAAGCGAAGTTTTTGAGGCTTCTGAAGGTAGCTCAACGAAATTGGGTACTACCCTGCCTCTGGACGCGGGTGCTCCGTAGTTTTTCACCAGATCGTTCCACGTTCCCATGGAGGGAGTAAGTACTAAATCGGAAAATTTGCAAAAAAAACGCGTTGCAAGAATAAGACCGAACCGCTCCAGAGGATCTTTGACCATGTGCTTTATAAAAGGCGTCAAAGGACCCCGGGGAGAAGCAATCACCCCGAAAGGCCCGGGCGAAATTTTTCTTAAAAAGCTCAGCAAAAAGGATGCATAGTGCATTATTCCGAAGAAAACCGTGAAGTCCGAATTTCCGCCACAAAAATCGGTAATGAACTTTTTAACGGTAACGACATCCCTAAACAGTGCCGCGGGTTTTTTAAAAGGAAACCAGGGCGAAATGTCGATCCTTCCGACGTCCAAGGTGGAGTTTCGATAGATCGCGGGTATGGCCGATTCGACCATACCCGTTCTGTAGAATACCCGATAAAGGGCCTTTTTGCTTAAACGATGGGCTACCGAAAAGGAGCTTTTCTCGGCTCCTCCCCAGGATCTTGAGGGATTCAAAAATACGACCCTGAGGTTCTCAATAGCGCGCAAAGGTATCTCCGAAGGCATAGTTTATAAATTGATTGTACCAGTTGTCGCCCACGTACAACCAGTACTCTTCGACCGTGCCTTTTCGGGCGGGCAGTGAAACCTCCTTGCCCTTTACGGCACGCACCCTGTACTCGTACTCTATGACCACTCGGGCTACGTTGCCTCTGATTTCTACGGACTTTATACCGGGATTGATGTAATCCACATCGACATTTCGCATCGACAGATATCCTTCTTTTGACACTCTTGCCCTGAAAAAGGGATCGAAAAGGTCATAGACGTGAGAAAAATCCTGTGCAACCATGGCAGCCCATCTCTCGTTAACCCTTTCGAGAAGAAGCTTCTTTTTCTCTGCTTCTCCAATGTCCCGGTAACAGCCCGAGCTCATCT
This portion of the Thermodesulforhabdus norvegica genome encodes:
- the hemB gene encoding porphobilinogen synthase translates to MRFPVYRPRRMRRNEALRRLLRETVLSVNDLICPFFVMPGEGVRNEVRSMPGVFQLSVDELLKDVREVFDLGIPAIILFGIPEHKDERGSEAYAKTGIIQQAVKAVKDAFPNLLVITDVCMCEYTSHGHCGIVKNGDVDNDATLDVLARIALSHVRAGADMVAPSDMMDGRVGFIREALDSNGYSHIPIMAYSAKYCSAFYGPFREAAHSAPQFGDRRSYQMDPANSDEALREVALDIEEGADVVMVKPALPYLDIIRRVKDEFGYPVAAYCVSGEYAMIKAAALNGWLDEKRVVLETLSSIRRAGADMIITYFARDVARWLRET
- the ahbD gene encoding heme b synthase, yielding MNNPVLKHELKIVAWEVTRTCNLACIHCRAASLDKPYEGELSTEDAFRLMDQIAEVGKPIIILTGGEPLLRPDIFEIASYGTKKGFRMTMAVNGTLVTPEVARKMKDSGIKRVSVSIDGSTSESHDSFRKVPGAFERAVEGINVLKSCGVPFQINTTITAENLHELEKIHQLAISLGAEAHHIFLLVPTGRGRDLGDRAIGAAEYESALHWFYEQRGRSGLQLKATCAPHYYRILRQRAREKGEAVTFRSYGLDAVTRGCLGGISFCFISHLGTVQPCGYLEIECGNVKTSEFRDIWEKSEVFSRLRDLSLYKGKCGRCEFIRVCGGCRARAYEATGDYLAEEPLCTYEPGFTRQSA
- a CDS encoding GNAT family N-acetyltransferase; its protein translation is MNPDSRDNPPDTMPEPSSLAIMKENQDHLVQVSSLFKQVFFKDFSPEVFLWKYRMKEYGRIFAVCAWDFDKNELVGHVASIPLAGWKEGREIVFFQFVDAMVHEKARGRNLLTRMIHRLLEEIEHSQDAFIPYVFPGPVSSIIGQKHGWLHVVSEIEDLCPQRATGLSFLRRLPVRFIKDEPEKRTCNRLWDEVGKHFSCLLKRDWEFVNWRYLNNPVERYDFFYVEIFGRLRGWFVTGIYPDGRRLVDYLVPPGWIKPFFLKICDAFGDVKCWIPHCLRQYVRGISFAGTATPLTLAAITTASPFDLVSLLKKSLFFTMADIDIY
- a CDS encoding NAD-dependent epimerase/dehydratase family protein, which encodes MPSILITGAAGFIGFHLAYRFASSSDWKVIALDNINAYYDIGIKLDRLRELGIREILDDQMVSSERFGNLQFIKMDLRDRHKVLRFFQDHQVDVLCHLAAQAGVRHSLACPEDYVSNNISGFLNILDGCRLKGIRKLCFASSSSVYGKNALYPLSENLVTDSPISPYAVTKKCDELLAFCYGHQYGIQTAGLRLFTVYGPWGRPDMALYKFVRNIFSDRPIELYNYGKMKRDFTYIDDCIDAITLIVEKLCSIGDDRFFEIYNVASGRMVDLEYFVSLIEKETGRKAQIIYRPIQAGDVEATFGDISKIRDFVGYEPRVSVEEGIARFVRWYREYHGV
- a CDS encoding class I SAM-dependent methyltransferase, whose product is MGFKEKIRNVVPSSLLEKAIGVVRDEKKRPSEFSWMPHQRKGHMVRYYRDYISYLEHQASKFPLINKDELAVYDREYRALLRDRLTAGGFIKEGMKVLCLGARQGTEVKAFLDLGCFAVGVDINPGDNNHFVLYGDFHSLQFPDGVVDVVFTNSLDHVFDIQEVLNEVRRVLDKTGFFVVEAIMGKGEGIEPDEFASFWWETTEDLAKLIEEKGGFSLKKRHKFSRPWEGYHMVFEKL
- a CDS encoding ABC transporter ATP-binding protein, coding for MKYSENDAVIEVRDLSKQFRLYRKPSDQLWELITRRTRHQVKAALRNVSFTVRKGESLGIIGENGAGKSTLLQILAGTLPPSSGHVKIHGRVLAILELGTGFYPDFTGRENVVNYARLLGFDESSLRRKIEEIREFSELGSAFDLPVKTYSTGMVMRLAFSVVSSFDPEIMIIDEALSVGDAYFQKKCIDRIAGFQRSGGTLLLCSHAMYHISLMCQRVLWLKDGRIYMEGSPNEVIPQYEWYMFERERNRTLQMEKMGTDPENGSPVCIHECFANADARTPVRTGDTLEVTIKTKAINPQIPYHVAVSVKSFTGWGIFMAGTHLDGIPPLTGDRTVKVQFPDLPLLGGNYYVHVRIFDDRGLVVFDERIVDNIIVAKESSHVGICRLEHKWTVD
- a CDS encoding glycosyltransferase, which produces MRAIENLRVVFLNPSRSWGGAEKSSFSVAHRLSKKALYRVFYRTGMVESAIPAIYRNSTLDVGRIDISPWFPFKKPAALFRDVVTVKKFITDFCGGNSDFTVFFGIMHYASFLLSFLRKISPGPFGVIASPRGPLTPFIKHMVKDPLERFGLILATRFFCKFSDLVLTPSMGTWNDLVKNYGAPASRGRVVPNFVELPSEASKTSLYDLPERPRVCWVGRLDRERNVEQLLNIFARISRSVSGSLIIVGDGPHRSIVENFIEAEAPGSRVFFAGFREDVSPFLGASDIFVHTCLFDGCPNSLLEACAAGLAVVAQNCPYGPAEILDGGKYGILVNSEAELEYALKELLTDEALRRKFSSLARERAAYYSAEKTVSGYESVIDEVFRKRRGH